A genomic region of Arachis stenosperma cultivar V10309 chromosome 9, arast.V10309.gnm1.PFL2, whole genome shotgun sequence contains the following coding sequences:
- the LOC130951826 gene encoding NAC domain-containing protein 30: protein MTLTQIPERATMDMESCVPPGFRFHPTEEELVGYYLKRKINSLKIDLDVIVEIDLYKMEPWDIQDRCKLGYEEQNEWYFFSHKDKKYPTGTRTNRATAAGFWKATGRDKAVMSKNRIIGMRKTLVFYKGRAPNGRKTDWIMHEYRHQTSEHGPPQEEGWVVCRAFRKPSPSHQRQLGFDPWCSNHHHQAHYFRDQSSYGGRPLSITDLLTSETHLLNHPTEGTNFSHSFGSDHHHHHQEQEFVISNNHQQLIELPQLDSPTTTSFAVKESSSINNNNEEYCSDDRNNNNNNNNIDWKSLDNLFADTSNYFSSNPNMSQFMTINHHLGCFPGS from the exons GAGAGAGCAACAATGGATATGGAATCATGTGTGCCTCCAGGATTTAGATTTCACCCAACAGAAGAAGAACTTGTGGGGTATTACCTCAAGAGGAAAATTAACTCCCTCAAAATTGATCTAGATGTTATAGTTGAGATCGATCTCTACAAAATGGAACCATGGGACATACAAG ATAGATGCAAGCTAGGATATGAGGAACAAAATGAGTGGTACTTTTTCAGCCACAAAGACAAGAAGTATCCAACAGGAACAAGAACAAACAGAGCAACTGCTGCTGGATTCTGGAAAGCAACTGGGAGAGACAAGGCTGTTATGTCCAAGAACAGGATCATTGGTATGAGGAAGACTTTGGTCTTCTACAAAGGACGTGCCCCTAATGGCCGCAAAACTGATTGGATCATGCACGAATATCGCCATCAAACCTCTGAACATGGCCCTCCTCAG GAAGAAGGATGGGTTGTATGTAGAGCATTTCGGAAACCAAGTCCAAGTCATCAAAGGCAATTAGGGTTTGATCCATGGTGTagtaatcatcatcatcaagcaCATTATTTCAGAGATCAAAGTAGCTATGGTGGAAGGCCCTTATCAATCACAGATCTTCTAACTTCAGAAACTCATCTTCTGAATCACCCTACTGAAGGTACAAATTTTAGTCATTCCTTCGGTTcagatcatcatcatcatcatcaagaacAAGAGTTTGTAATATCAAATAATCATCAACAACTCATTGAGCTTCCACAGCTAGATAGCCCAACAACAACAAGTTTTGCAGTCAAAGAATCATCATCCATTAATAATAACAATGAAGAGTATTGCAGTGATGAcaggaacaacaacaacaacaacaacaatattgATTGGAAAAGCTTGGATAACTTGTTTGCTGATACTTCTAATTACTTCTCATCAAATCCAAACATGTCCCAATTCATGACCATCAATCATCATCTAGGTTGTTTCCCTGGTTCataa